One stretch of Methanobacterium aggregans DNA includes these proteins:
- the ppsA gene encoding phosphoenolpyruvate synthase: MKYVEFFEELRKEDVDVAGGKGANLGELTHAGIPVPPGFVVTSYTYDKFIKETGIFDEIMDILDALDVNNNKELQESARVIKKIITDTPMPNEIRAIIVEAYNALCTRIGKEDVYVAVRSSATAEDLPEASFAGQQDTYLNIKGVEDVVKYVQKCWASLFESRAIFYREENDFDHSKVYIAVVVQEMVDAEKAGVMFTVHPSTGEEKILIEGAWGLGEGVVSGTVTPDTCWYDKNTGEILDYRVSDKKTMFKRDPEKGRTVQVEVPENLREKRVLSTYEIAKLAEIGKKIQEHYQFPQDTEWAIEGGRIFMLQSRPVTTLGNNKESGEESSDEVERTIIVRGLGASPGMASGAVKTVQNTDELDKIEEGDILVTPMTTPDMVPAMKRADGIITDEGGVTCHAAIVSRELGIPCVVGTGDATKILKENSIVTLDGKKGLVFEGKIKDESSETKETAATTTVVQPSFLTVTEVKVNVSMPEAAKKASETGADGVGLLRTEHMMLTTGVHPKKFIREGKEDELIKVLVENILKVADAFYPKTVWYRTLDAPTDEFQSLEGGEDEPYEHNPMLGWRGIRRELDEPEILKAEFRAIKKLHEEGYTNIGIMLPLVQHPDELKEAKKIAESVGLKPQKNIEFGMMVETPAAALTIEDFIAEGIDFVSFGTNDLTQYTLAIDRNNENVAGLYSERHPAVLKLISHVIKECNKAGVKTSICGQAGSMPDIVEKLVELGITSVSANTDAVPTVREVVARVEKKLLLKAARKLVQE, translated from the coding sequence CAGGGATCTTCGATGAAATAATGGACATTCTTGATGCTTTAGACGTCAACAACAACAAAGAACTTCAGGAATCTGCACGTGTTATTAAAAAAATAATAACAGACACTCCGATGCCAAATGAAATAAGGGCAATTATAGTGGAAGCATACAATGCATTGTGTACTCGAATCGGTAAAGAAGATGTATACGTTGCAGTAAGATCCTCTGCAACAGCTGAAGATTTACCTGAAGCATCATTTGCAGGACAGCAGGACACATACCTTAACATCAAAGGTGTGGAAGATGTTGTAAAATATGTTCAGAAATGTTGGGCATCTCTTTTTGAATCCAGAGCTATTTTTTACAGGGAAGAGAATGATTTCGACCACTCAAAAGTTTACATAGCTGTTGTTGTTCAGGAAATGGTTGACGCCGAAAAAGCAGGTGTGATGTTCACGGTCCATCCTTCAACAGGTGAGGAGAAAATTCTCATAGAAGGTGCATGGGGACTTGGTGAAGGTGTTGTTTCAGGAACTGTAACTCCAGACACCTGCTGGTACGACAAGAATACCGGGGAAATCCTTGATTACAGAGTCAGTGATAAAAAGACCATGTTCAAACGTGACCCTGAAAAGGGAAGAACTGTACAGGTTGAAGTACCTGAAAACCTCCGTGAAAAACGAGTTTTAAGCACCTATGAAATAGCTAAACTTGCAGAAATTGGTAAAAAAATTCAGGAACATTACCAGTTCCCACAGGACACTGAATGGGCAATAGAAGGAGGTAGGATCTTCATGCTACAATCAAGGCCAGTTACAACCCTTGGAAACAACAAAGAATCTGGTGAAGAATCATCTGATGAAGTTGAAAGAACAATAATAGTTAGGGGACTTGGGGCAAGCCCTGGAATGGCTTCTGGTGCTGTTAAAACTGTTCAAAACACTGATGAACTTGATAAAATTGAGGAAGGAGACATACTCGTTACACCTATGACCACACCAGATATGGTGCCTGCAATGAAACGTGCAGACGGAATAATAACAGACGAGGGTGGAGTAACCTGCCACGCAGCAATCGTTTCAAGGGAACTTGGAATACCATGTGTTGTTGGAACTGGAGATGCCACCAAGATCCTCAAGGAAAACTCAATCGTAACCCTTGACGGTAAGAAGGGCCTTGTATTTGAAGGAAAAATTAAGGATGAATCCTCTGAAACCAAAGAGACTGCAGCAACAACAACAGTTGTTCAACCTTCATTCTTAACGGTAACAGAAGTTAAAGTCAACGTCAGTATGCCTGAAGCTGCTAAAAAAGCTTCAGAAACAGGAGCTGATGGTGTTGGACTTCTGAGAACTGAACACATGATGCTCACAACTGGTGTTCACCCTAAAAAGTTCATAAGGGAAGGAAAAGAAGATGAACTAATAAAGGTACTTGTTGAGAACATTTTAAAGGTTGCAGATGCTTTTTACCCAAAAACAGTATGGTACAGAACACTCGATGCACCAACAGATGAATTCCAGTCACTTGAAGGTGGAGAAGATGAACCATACGAGCACAATCCAATGCTCGGTTGGAGAGGAATACGCAGAGAACTTGATGAACCAGAGATACTCAAAGCAGAATTCAGGGCAATCAAAAAACTCCACGAAGAGGGTTACACCAACATTGGAATCATGTTACCACTTGTACAGCACCCAGACGAACTGAAAGAGGCCAAGAAAATAGCAGAATCTGTTGGACTCAAACCACAAAAGAACATTGAATTCGGTATGATGGTTGAAACACCAGCAGCAGCACTAACAATCGAAGACTTCATAGCAGAAGGTATAGACTTCGTAAGCTTTGGAACCAACGACCTAACACAGTACACACTTGCAATTGACCGTAACAACGAAAATGTAGCTGGACTATACTCTGAAAGGCATCCTGCAGTTTTAAAACTCATATCTCATGTTATTAAGGAATGTAACAAGGCCGGAGTTAAAACCAGTATCTGTGGACAGGCAGGAAGCATGCCTGACATTGTTGAAAAACTCGTTGAACTCGGTATAACAAGTGTATCTGCAAACACAGACGCAGTACCAACTGTAAGAGAAGTAGTTGCTCGTGTTGAGAAAAAACTGCTCTTAAAAGCTGCAAGAAAACTTGTACAGGAATAA
- a CDS encoding tRNA (cytidine(56)-2'-O)-methyltransferase, which produces MDNSKVNVLRLDHRRVRDARITTHVCLTSRAFGADKVILSGDNDKKIIENVRDVVKRWGGDFEVDYRKNWENLLDEWKNSGGEIVHLTMYGEPVQEVTKKIKESPKDKLVVVGGSRVPTKVYHEADWNVSVTTQPHSEVAALAIFLHTLFDGAEYDKDFEGGKLEVVPTAHGKKVLTHDKNAE; this is translated from the coding sequence ATGGATAACAGTAAAGTTAATGTTTTAAGGCTTGATCACAGAAGGGTGAGGGATGCAAGGATAACAACACATGTATGTCTTACATCACGAGCCTTTGGAGCAGATAAGGTCATATTAAGTGGAGATAATGATAAAAAGATCATTGAAAACGTAAGAGATGTTGTGAAACGTTGGGGTGGAGATTTTGAGGTGGATTACCGTAAGAACTGGGAAAACCTCCTTGATGAATGGAAAAACTCAGGCGGTGAAATAGTTCACCTCACCATGTACGGAGAACCTGTTCAGGAAGTAACAAAGAAGATAAAGGAGTCTCCAAAGGACAAGCTTGTTGTTGTTGGTGGTTCCAGAGTTCCAACCAAGGTTTACCATGAAGCAGATTGGAACGTTTCCGTGACAACACAACCCCACTCAGAGGTTGCAGCCCTTGCAATATTCCTTCACACCCTTTTTGATGGTGCAGAGTATGATAAGGACTTTGAAGGTGGAAAACTGGAAGTAGTGCCTACAGCCCATGGTAAAAAGGTACTGACCCATGATAAGAATGCTGAGTGA
- a CDS encoding fumarate hydratase C-terminal domain-containing protein: MKKIQTPIISETIQNLKIGDKIELYGTIFTGRDAALPKLVESIKNGEKLFDTEGAVVMHTAMSPAGISPTTSNKEEIEESLPFLSRMGVRMHIGKGALSPETVESLDKYGSIFVVTPPAAALLTSRLISSEVVAFPEEGMEAIHRLNVCGIPGIVASAHGESVY; the protein is encoded by the coding sequence ATAAAGAAGATTCAAACCCCAATAATATCTGAAACAATTCAGAATCTTAAAATAGGGGATAAAATAGAGTTGTACGGTACAATTTTTACGGGGCGTGATGCTGCCCTTCCAAAACTTGTTGAATCCATAAAAAATGGTGAGAAACTCTTTGATACTGAGGGTGCAGTTGTTATGCACACTGCAATGAGTCCTGCAGGAATATCGCCCACAACAAGTAACAAAGAAGAAATAGAAGAAAGCTTACCCTTTTTATCCAGGATGGGTGTTAGAATGCACATTGGAAAGGGTGCGTTAAGTCCTGAAACTGTTGAATCTCTGGACAAATATGGATCCATCTTCGTTGTAACTCCACCTGCAGCAGCACTTTTAACAAGCAGATTGATCTCTTCAGAGGTTGTAGCATTTCCGGAAGAAGGTATGGAGGCTATTCACCGCCTGAATGTCTGTGGAATTCCAGGAATAGTTGCTTCAGCCCATGGTGAGTCAGTATATTAA
- the upp gene encoding uracil phosphoribosyltransferase, which yields MIKVVSHPLVQEELAKLRSSGIDGADFRRGMIKIGRWIGYEFAETLPTEEFEVETPLGISKGIRIKDKNNFVVVNVLRAAIPLVDGVLRVFPEAKCGVVGAWRRDEPPFPVEVNYIKLPEIKGKIVVVADPMLATGNTMTKILKKIEETEIPLRMVVFSVIAAEEGLKKVSEEHPEVEIYTCAVEKELNPDGYIIPGLGDAGDKAFGKPCG from the coding sequence TTGATAAAGGTTGTTTCACATCCACTGGTGCAGGAAGAACTCGCTAAGTTAAGGAGTTCAGGTATTGATGGTGCAGATTTCAGAAGGGGAATGATTAAAATAGGCAGATGGATAGGTTACGAATTTGCAGAAACACTCCCAACAGAAGAATTCGAGGTTGAAACACCATTAGGAATTTCTAAAGGAATTAGAATAAAAGATAAAAATAATTTTGTAGTTGTGAATGTTTTAAGAGCCGCAATTCCCCTTGTTGATGGAGTACTCAGGGTTTTCCCCGAGGCAAAATGTGGGGTGGTTGGTGCCTGGCGCAGGGATGAACCACCATTTCCTGTGGAGGTCAACTACATCAAGCTGCCTGAAATCAAGGGTAAGATCGTTGTTGTTGCAGACCCAATGCTTGCAACTGGAAACACCATGACCAAAATCCTTAAAAAAATTGAAGAAACTGAAATTCCATTAAGAATGGTTGTCTTCAGTGTCATAGCTGCAGAGGAAGGACTGAAAAAGGTTTCAGAAGAACACCCTGAAGTTGAAATATACACCTGCGCCGTTGAAAAAGAGCTTAATCCTGACGGATACATCATTCCAGGCCTTGGTGATGCAGGGGATAAAGCATTTGGAAAGCCTTGTGGATGA
- the mfnA gene encoding tyrosine decarboxylase MfnA, with the protein MENKGISHEEVLQSLKKFKKLDMTHKSGRILGSMCTCPHPVGVEAYKMFLESNLGDPGLFKGTQMMEDEVIAMLGELLGKRDVLGHIITGGTEANIMAMRAARNLAQQKKHIEKPEVIVPTSAHFSFKKAADMLCLKLREAELDGNYRMKMGSVEELITENTVAVVGVAGTTELGKIDPIEELSELCLEKDIYLHVDAAFGGFSIPFLKEAGYDFPEFDFRLDGVSSITIDPHKMGLAPIPTGGILFREKKYLEAMSVETPYLTEDRQSTIVGTRTGASTAATWALMKYMGRKGYTHVARRCMEVTGILAQGIRESDFKLVTEPQLNVVAFKSDKMSSEDISAKLKDKGWAVSISSHPRAVRIIVMPHVKEEHVKSFLKDLKELK; encoded by the coding sequence ATGGAAAACAAGGGAATATCACACGAAGAAGTGCTTCAATCACTCAAGAAGTTCAAAAAACTGGACATGACCCATAAATCAGGTAGAATACTGGGTTCAATGTGCACCTGCCCACATCCAGTTGGAGTTGAAGCCTACAAAATGTTTCTGGAGTCAAACCTTGGGGATCCTGGACTCTTCAAGGGAACCCAGATGATGGAAGATGAAGTAATAGCCATGTTGGGTGAACTCCTTGGGAAAAGGGATGTTTTAGGCCATATCATCACAGGCGGAACAGAGGCCAATATAATGGCAATGAGGGCTGCAAGAAATTTAGCTCAACAAAAAAAACACATAGAAAAGCCTGAAGTAATAGTTCCAACATCTGCACATTTTTCATTTAAGAAGGCGGCAGACATGCTGTGCCTGAAACTCCGTGAAGCAGAGCTGGATGGTAACTACCGCATGAAGATGGGTTCAGTTGAGGAACTCATAACAGAAAACACTGTTGCAGTTGTGGGGGTTGCAGGAACAACGGAACTGGGTAAAATCGATCCAATAGAAGAATTATCAGAGCTTTGCCTTGAAAAGGATATTTACTTGCATGTTGATGCTGCATTTGGAGGATTTTCAATACCTTTCCTTAAAGAAGCAGGTTATGATTTTCCTGAATTTGATTTTAGACTTGATGGGGTATCTTCGATAACCATAGATCCTCATAAAATGGGTCTTGCACCAATACCCACTGGTGGAATTCTTTTCAGGGAAAAGAAGTACCTTGAAGCCATGAGTGTTGAAACACCTTACCTGACAGAGGACAGGCAGTCCACAATAGTTGGTACAAGAACCGGTGCATCCACAGCAGCAACATGGGCCCTCATGAAGTACATGGGAAGAAAGGGTTACACTCACGTTGCAAGGCGTTGTATGGAAGTTACAGGCATTTTGGCACAGGGAATCAGAGAATCAGACTTCAAGCTGGTTACAGAACCTCAACTTAACGTGGTTGCCTTTAAATCAGATAAAATGTCTTCTGAAGATATTTCTGCAAAATTAAAGGATAAAGGATGGGCAGTTTCAATATCATCCCATCCAAGGGCTGTTAGAATCATAGTCATGCCTCATGTAAAGGAAGAACATGTTAAATCATTCCTTAAAGACCTTAAAGAACTAAAATAA